ACCTCTGTTCTGGCATTAGGCTTATCTGAAGCAGTTCCTGCCGATCCAGGGCAAGGCATCCCCCGCTTTAGTGAATTACCCAATGTGCCGATCGAACTGAGTGAAATTGTTCGAGAGGAAGGAACACGCGATTCCAGGGGAATTTATCGCGGCACTGAACATCTCAACCAATACTTCGATGAAAACGCGCTGCTGCAAGCTCCCGGTCATCAAATTCTCCACCTTGCTACTCATGGATTCTTTAACCCTATCAGTTGGGATGCATCTTTCCTGATCCTGGGCACAAAGGCTCCCTGGAGAATCTCAAACATTCAGCTTGATAGAGGACTTTTTAGCGATCTCAAGCTGGTAGTTTTATCGGCTTGCGAAACGGCTCTGGGCGGCAGAGAGAACAATGCTCTGAGAAATGACGAACAGGACGGACGAGAGATTTCCAGTATTGCCCAAAGTTTTATCACGGCTGGAGTCGATGCTGTTGTCGCGTCCCTCTGGCAAGTTAGCGATCCGGCAACCCTGGCACTGATGGAGCAGTTCTACCGCACGCTCGCCCAAGGCACCCCAGAAAACCGAATCTCGATCGCCCAGGCACTCCAAACCGCCCAGCTTCAACTGCTCCGGGGCAACTCGCAGGGAAACGACCGCACTTCACGCGGGAACGCCACCATATTTCCTCAACCGATCGCCACAAACCAATCGCCTGCAACCACACGGTACAGCCACCCCTACTACTGGTCAGCCTTTGTCATCATCGGCAACGGCTTGTAACGCGATGGCGCAAATATCTCCTCGTCCTGCATACCCTCAATCGATCGTCCAATAAGTGATAGCAACGATAGAAGTTCCGCTGCTTCGATTCATCCTTACCCCCATAGGAGGCGCACGATGGACTTCAGACTATCCGTTGAGACAAAGCTTTTGGCACAGCCCGTTCGAGCGATCGTTGAGAAAACGATTCAACCGGGTTGGGGTGGACGAGTTTATGTGTTTGGGACTTCCTGGAAAGCGGATTTGTACGACCCTGCGGTTCAGCTTATCCTTCCAGAGGGTTGCCTGGTTCAAGTTGTCGCTATTTGTGGAATTACGCTGCTGGTCGTTCCGTTCGATGCTCAAAAGCCAGAACCCCGCCGCATTGCAGGACGATTCAGCCGTCTTTTCTTTTAGGTCAATCTTGTAGGTTAATCTTTTAGGTTAATCTTGGGCGATCGTCTTCCCTATCCTGGCTCTCTACCCTTGTTTGCTTCAGTTTGCCTTAGTGAGCGATTACCAGATTCACGCATAAGCTCTCTGCAATTGCCAATAGGGTCTAGTGAACCTGATAAGGATAGCCCCAATGCAAGCAATTCAATCATCGAAAGTTTCTGCTAAACGATCGCCTCACCGGATTGATTTTGATTCATTAATATCTGACCCTTTATTTTCTGTGGGTTCACTGGGTACTGTGGTTCGCTCTGAGGATGATAGTCAACGGCGTTCTGTTAACTCAATCACTTCCCAATCATCTGTTGGCTCTCCAATTAAAACACCGCAGTTTTCTTCTCAAGGTAATCGCGTTAACCTCGCCCAGCCTGATTTATCCTTAACCGTACAGGATGCCCCTGTAGAATTCTTGCCTGCAAACGTAGGAGTTTTGCGTCAGTCACCCGTTCCTTTCAACCGGGGAAGGTCGATCGCTTCCAACAGTACGCCGTTTGACCCACTTACGGGCTATGGTGCAGTGAACGCAGCGTTAGCCGTCGCAGCAGCGGTAGGACAACCCCGATTTGCCGATGTGCCCGATCGCAATGTGCCCGATGTGGGAGTAGACCGTGTGAATGCGCCAGAAGCATGGCAGCGAGGCTATACCGGACAGAATGTCGTCGTAGCAGTCGTAGATACAGGGGTGGACTACACCCACGCCGATCTAAACGATAATATCTGGCGCAATACCAGGGAAGTCGCAAACGGTCGTGACGATGACGGCAATGGATACATCGATGATTTGACCGGATGGAACTTCGTTCGCAACAACAATAACCCGATCGATCGCGATGGACATGGAACCCACGTGGCAGGCACGATCGCAGCAGAGAATAACGGTTTTGGTACGACGGGGGTTGCCTTCAATGCCAAAATTATGCCCGTCAAAGTGCTGAATGATTCGGGAGTGGGTACGGCGGCTTCCGTGGCGGCAGGGATTCGCTATGCGGCGATGAACGGGGCGGATGTGATTAACCTGAGTCTCGGCGGTGGCTTTTCTCCGGCGATCGATCGGGCAATTCAGTTTGCGACGCAGCGAGGGGCGGTTGTCGTCATGGCGGCAGGAAACGAGGGCAGCAGTCAGCCCGGATTCCCGGCACAGGCAGCGCGACGTTGGGGAATTGCGGTAGGAGCAATCGATTCGTCCTCCCGTCTGGCGAGTTTCTCCAATCGTGCCGGGTCAACGCCCTTAGATTATGTCGTGGCTCCGGGCGTAAGCGTGTATTCGACGCTGCCAGGGAATCAGTACGGTTTCCTGAGCGGTACTTCGATGGCGGCTCCCCATGTGGCGGGTGTGGCTGCCCTGATGCTGGGTGTAAACCGATCGCTCACACCGGGTCAGGTCGAGTCCATCCTAACCGCAACTGCCAATCCGCTTGCCCCGATCGCTTAACGATTGCAAATTTGTGATGAAAGCGACGAGTATCACTTTCTACCGCCACGAATTAGTGGTATGTAGAAATCAACCAAATTTGTTGAAAATCGAGAATATGCAGCGAAAAATTTGGTCTATCAGGTTTCTTCTATCTTTCCTATTTGGAATGTTCGCTTTTGCTTGGTGGAGTTTTGTTTTTTCCGGTTCAATTCTGGCTCCTGCGATCGCCCAAACTTCTACCCTTGCATCGTCTGACGGTCAATCAATTTTGGCTGAATTTAAGGCAGGAATCAATCCAGCGTCGTCTATTCCCCCAGGGCTGCCCCGTTCTGATAATCCTTTAGAAGATACTCGCGGCGTAATTCGGGGTGACGATCGGGTGCCTGTCACCAGCCGCAGCTATCCCTGGTCGGCGATCGGGCGGGTTGAGTTTCAGGACGAGAATGGGGACGGCTACATCTGCACGGGAACGCTGGTCAAACCAGATATTGTGCTGACGAATGCTCACTGTGTCGTGAATCCAGATACGGGTAGACTGTTTCAAAATATTCGATTTGCGCCTAACCTGATTGACGGCAGGCTAAAAGATGAGGGCGGTCGGGCTAATGCTATTGACCTGCTGGCGGGAACGGATTTCCGCGATCGTAACGAGCCACCTCACCCGGACGATTGGGCATTTTTGCAGCTAGACAAACCGCTGGGCGAGAAGTACGGGACGATCGGCTGGCAGGCTCTCCCCCTACCCATGCTGATCGAAAACCCGGAGCAGTTCATCATGGTCGGCTATTCAGGCGACTTCCCTGCGAGTAATCCAGGAGCAACGGCAGGTGCCCATGAGGGATGCAGCATTCTGGGCAGCGTGAATGATGACGTGCTGCGCCACAACTGCGATACGGAGGGCGGCTCGTCGGGCGGTCCGATTCTGGCGGTGATTGATGGCGAATATACGATCGTCGCGGTCAATTCTTCAGGACGGGTTAATACTGCTTCTGGTGCAGGTATTGTCAACTTTGCCACTAAAATCTCGCGCATTGTGGAACAGCTTCAGGCGAAAGCGCGATGAGTCTCAATTCGATCGATTTCTAGTTCATTTCGGTTTCGGGATTGCTGTAACGGATGTTTCAGGGTGCTGTTCCGCGTTCAGTTGACTAACTCATCTTTTTAGAACGATCGGGCAAATCTACCATGCACTTTTTTCCTCTACGCTTTCTTTCCTCGGTCACGCTGTTTCTGTCGCTGCTGACATTTCTGCCAATGGATGCGCCACTGCTGTTGCTGTCATCCTCTGCACTGGCTCAAACGGTCGCAGATCGTAAAGCGGAAGCCGATCGCCTGTTCTATCAGGGTGAAGAGCAGTATCGCCGCAGTCAGTTCCGAGAAGCACTGGAATCCTGGCAGGCGGCACTGCAAATCTATCGTGAAAGGGCAGTGCGGGAGGCATTTCCGCAAGAAAGTCGGCAGGCGGAGGGAGCAACCCTGAACAATCTGGGGGCGGTTTTTCTGAGCTTGAAACAGCCTGAATGGACAATTACCCTGTCAGGGCAGGCACTGGCAATTGCGCGACAGTTCGGGCTGCGGCAGGAGGAAGGTGAAGCACTGCTAAATCTGGCATCGGCTTATGCGGAGATTCGTCAGGACGATCGGGCGATTGCTATCTATCAGCAGCGACTCGCCCTTGCAAGAGAAATCCGGGACTGGCAAGGCATATCTAATGCCCTGGTGCGGTTTAGCGGCTTTTACATGAGCCGTGAGCAGTACACGCAGGCGATCGATCTGTGGAACCAGCAGTTAGCCTTTGTGCGGCAGGACAGCGTTCGATCGGTATCCCCCAGGGAGAGCAGGCACGCAGAAGCGGAGGCACTGAAGAATTTAAGTGAAATTTACCGTGAAGAAAACCAGATTCAGGCGGCGATCGATCGCTATGAGGAAGCACGGGAGATTGCGCGAAGCATTGGGAACCGACTGGGAGAAGCCCAAATCCTGAAGGAGTTTGGCAATTTCTACCGCAGGCTGAACCAGTACGATCGAGCGGTCGAACGGTATGAGGAGGCGTTAGCAACGGTGCGTCAGGTTCGCACGGGATTTCTGCAAGAACGGCAGCGGACGGAAGCTGAGATTTTGAGTGATTTGGGCATTGCCTATCTGTATCTACGGCAGGATCGGCAGGCGATCGAACTGTATGAGCAGGGGCTAGACATTATCCGCGCAACGGGCGATCGGCGGCGGGAGGCGAAGGCACTCAGGAATCTGGGTCGGGCGTATTTGAATCGAGCAGATTTCGATCAGGCGATCGAGCGGTTTAACCAGGGACTGACCGTGGCACGGGCGGCGGACGATCGGCATCAGGAAGCGATTCTGCTGGGGGATCTGGGGGAGGTTTACTACAGTCAGGAAAACTACGAAGAAGCGATCGGCTATTTTGAGCAGCAGCTTCGCGTTGCGGAGGAAAACAATGATTCGCAGGCGCAGGCAGAGGCATTAAACAGTCTGGGTGTCCTTTATAAAGCACTGGAGCAGAACGAACAGTCGATCGAGTTTTATCAGCGGGCGTTGATCATTGCACGGAGAGAGGGTGATCCGAGGACAGAAGGCGCGATCCTCAGCAATATTGGTGTGTATCTGGTGCAGCAAAATCAGCCGCAACTGGCGATCGTATTTTTGAAAGAGGCGGTGAATGTTTGGGAATCACTGCGGGGAGATCTGCGCCCCTTCGATCGGGAATTTCAGCAGCGATATATTGATACTGTGGCGGATGATTATCGCCTGCTGGCGGATTTACTGTTGCAGACAAATCGCGTTACCGAGGCGCGGCGGGTTCTGGACTTGCTGAAGGTTCAGGAACTCGATGAATATCTGCAAGATGTCAAACGAGGCGGTCAGCCACCCTCCCGTCTGAACTTCGCGAGAATAGAGCGGGAGATTTTTGAGCTGTACAATACGGCAGTGCTGGATGGACTGGAATTGGCGCAGTTACAGGCAAAGGAACAGCCTACGCCGGAGGAGCAGGCACGTCTAGCAGAATTAAATCAGCGGCAGCATCGAATCGTGCAAGCCTTTCATGAGTTTATTGCCGACCCAGAGGTTCAGGCGGCGGTGCAGCAACTCCGTATCGTCACCCAGAGTCAGATTATTGAGCTTAGTAGTTTAAGAAACCTTCAGGGAACGCTACAGGCTTTAAATCAGGACGCAGTTCTGCTCTATCCGCTGATTCTGGAAAATCGGCTGGAACTCGTGCTGGTCACGCCCAATTCACCCCCAATCCGTCGTCCTGTTGATGTGTCTGCGATCGACCTCAATCGATTACTGGTGCAGATGGGTCAGGCACTTGGGGATTCTGATAGTGCAATTCAGCCGATAGCCCAACAGCTTTACCGCTATTTGATTCAGCCGATCGAAGCCGACCTGCAAGCCGCAGACGCGAAAACGATTATCTACGCACCCGATGGGGCACTTCGCTATATTCCCCTGGCTGCACTGCACAATGGTGATCGATGGTTGGCTGAACGATATGCCGTCACCCACATTACCGCTGTTTCCCTCGCCACTTTTTTGATCCCGCCGAGCTACCGCCAAACAAATGATTTGAGAATTCTGGCAGCCGCCTGTGCTGAATGCAGCTTTAATTTTCAAACCGATGAGCAGTCCTTTGAGTTTCGCGACCTTCCCTATGCCGGATCGGAGGTCGAAATGCTGGCGAAATCGATTCCCGGTACTGAGGTTTTGATGAATCGAGCGTTCAATGCAGATGTGGTGCCGCAGATGCGTCGCTTTCCCATCATCCACCTTGCCACCCATGCTGCCTTTGTACCAGGGGAACCGCTGGACTCTTTTATTGTGCGGGGAGACGGGGAACGCATGACCCTGAGAGACATTAGCTCCTGGAATATTCCCAACGCGGATTTGATGGTGCTGAGTGCCTGCGAAACGGCTGTGGGAGAAACGGAATTGGGCAGCGGCATTGAAATTCTGGGATTTGGTCATCAAATGCAGGAAGCCGGAGCAAAAGCCACGATCGCCTCCCTCTGGCAGGTGAGTGATGGCGGCACAAAGGTTTTGATGAGTGCGTTTTACGCTGCTTTGAGGAATGGCAAAACCAAAACCGAGGCACTCCAGTTAGCACAGCAAGCCCTCATCACCGGAGATTTTACCGCTGTCGGTGGAGAACGAGGCACGATCGAAATCCGCGATATTCGCACAGGTTTACCGCCCACTGTTCGCGATCGTCTCAACCATCCCTACTACTGGGCACCGTTTATTCTCATTGGCAATAGCTTGTAATTGGTTGACCTTCTTTCGTTACGCGATCGATTCTTTGTCCCCAAGGTTCAAATTGATTCACCCCCAGATTATCCTATGCGTTTCTCAATTCGATTCCTGCTCATTCTCCTCCCCGTTTTGACCGTCACAACGGCTGGAGTTTTACCGTTCAGTGAGTCGATTGCTTTTGCTCAAACGGCTGAGTTAGACGATCGAAAGGCAGAAGCCGATCGGCTCAATCAGCAGGGAGTTCAGCAATATCAAATGAGTCAGTTTCGAGAAGCGTTGCAGTCTTT
This genomic interval from Leptolyngbya ohadii IS1 contains the following:
- a CDS encoding NfeD family protein, with translation MDFRLSVETKLLAQPVRAIVEKTIQPGWGGRVYVFGTSWKADLYDPAVQLILPEGCLVQVVAICGITLLVVPFDAQKPEPRRIAGRFSRLFF
- a CDS encoding S8 family peptidase produces the protein MVRSEDDSQRRSVNSITSQSSVGSPIKTPQFSSQGNRVNLAQPDLSLTVQDAPVEFLPANVGVLRQSPVPFNRGRSIASNSTPFDPLTGYGAVNAALAVAAAVGQPRFADVPDRNVPDVGVDRVNAPEAWQRGYTGQNVVVAVVDTGVDYTHADLNDNIWRNTREVANGRDDDGNGYIDDLTGWNFVRNNNNPIDRDGHGTHVAGTIAAENNGFGTTGVAFNAKIMPVKVLNDSGVGTAASVAAGIRYAAMNGADVINLSLGGGFSPAIDRAIQFATQRGAVVVMAAGNEGSSQPGFPAQAARRWGIAVGAIDSSSRLASFSNRAGSTPLDYVVAPGVSVYSTLPGNQYGFLSGTSMAAPHVAGVAALMLGVNRSLTPGQVESILTATANPLAPIA
- a CDS encoding trypsin-like serine peptidase, with protein sequence MFAFAWWSFVFSGSILAPAIAQTSTLASSDGQSILAEFKAGINPASSIPPGLPRSDNPLEDTRGVIRGDDRVPVTSRSYPWSAIGRVEFQDENGDGYICTGTLVKPDIVLTNAHCVVNPDTGRLFQNIRFAPNLIDGRLKDEGGRANAIDLLAGTDFRDRNEPPHPDDWAFLQLDKPLGEKYGTIGWQALPLPMLIENPEQFIMVGYSGDFPASNPGATAGAHEGCSILGSVNDDVLRHNCDTEGGSSGGPILAVIDGEYTIVAVNSSGRVNTASGAGIVNFATKISRIVEQLQAKAR
- a CDS encoding CHAT domain-containing protein — protein: MHFFPLRFLSSVTLFLSLLTFLPMDAPLLLLSSSALAQTVADRKAEADRLFYQGEEQYRRSQFREALESWQAALQIYRERAVREAFPQESRQAEGATLNNLGAVFLSLKQPEWTITLSGQALAIARQFGLRQEEGEALLNLASAYAEIRQDDRAIAIYQQRLALAREIRDWQGISNALVRFSGFYMSREQYTQAIDLWNQQLAFVRQDSVRSVSPRESRHAEAEALKNLSEIYREENQIQAAIDRYEEAREIARSIGNRLGEAQILKEFGNFYRRLNQYDRAVERYEEALATVRQVRTGFLQERQRTEAEILSDLGIAYLYLRQDRQAIELYEQGLDIIRATGDRRREAKALRNLGRAYLNRADFDQAIERFNQGLTVARAADDRHQEAILLGDLGEVYYSQENYEEAIGYFEQQLRVAEENNDSQAQAEALNSLGVLYKALEQNEQSIEFYQRALIIARREGDPRTEGAILSNIGVYLVQQNQPQLAIVFLKEAVNVWESLRGDLRPFDREFQQRYIDTVADDYRLLADLLLQTNRVTEARRVLDLLKVQELDEYLQDVKRGGQPPSRLNFARIEREIFELYNTAVLDGLELAQLQAKEQPTPEEQARLAELNQRQHRIVQAFHEFIADPEVQAAVQQLRIVTQSQIIELSSLRNLQGTLQALNQDAVLLYPLILENRLELVLVTPNSPPIRRPVDVSAIDLNRLLVQMGQALGDSDSAIQPIAQQLYRYLIQPIEADLQAADAKTIIYAPDGALRYIPLAALHNGDRWLAERYAVTHITAVSLATFLIPPSYRQTNDLRILAAACAECSFNFQTDEQSFEFRDLPYAGSEVEMLAKSIPGTEVLMNRAFNADVVPQMRRFPIIHLATHAAFVPGEPLDSFIVRGDGERMTLRDISSWNIPNADLMVLSACETAVGETELGSGIEILGFGHQMQEAGAKATIASLWQVSDGGTKVLMSAFYAALRNGKTKTEALQLAQQALITGDFTAVGGERGTIEIRDIRTGLPPTVRDRLNHPYYWAPFILIGNSL